Proteins encoded within one genomic window of Aquarana catesbeiana isolate 2022-GZ linkage group LG03, ASM4218655v1, whole genome shotgun sequence:
- the LOC141133806 gene encoding E3 ubiquitin-protein ligase TRIM39-like — protein sequence MSPLPHPHSSPVSETFSFISPPLSAMASGDLRAELKCSVCLNIYTDPVTLKCGHNFCRVCIDHVLDTQEGSGDFFCPVCRKRFRSRPALHRNITLRNIAETFLSAHPDQEEGLFCTYCVDSPVPAVRSCLLCEVSLCDKHLRVHKKSPEHILCDPTLSMESRKCSIHKEVLKYFCTKDNACICVSCSLAGEHRGHQMGTLDEASEKKKETLGNVLQKLLTMREETEERVQSLQEHRRKVEEEAVGDTERVTVLFIDLRRRLENLEKRILRNISRRAERISISIRELEIKKEELSRKLRHIEELCNMTDPLTVLQESDTGDLCDTEDGDNEDREKHEELLHDGGGLDVAGVLHTGLSDIITEVYVYYIQGAADILLDGNTANNNLQISEDRKTVSKSDRNQNHPETPERFQDCSFQVLSSQSFSSGRHYWEVDVGGSDIWRVGMCYPSIERRGGESVIGNNKKSWGLNKDDDEDEYSVAHDSKWSLLPTSPSSTRVRIYLDYEAGRISFYDLCDPIRHLHTFTTTFTEPLHAVLGVWRGGIKICGGRREM from the exons atgtcacccctcccccatccgCATTCCTCACCGGTGTCAGAGACTTTCAGTTtcatttctcctcccctgtcagcgatggcgtctggtgatctgagagctgagctgaaatgttccgtctgtctgaacatttataccgatcctgtaaccctgaaatgtggtcacaacttctgccgggtctgtattgatcatgtgctggatacacaggaggggtctggagattTCTTCTGCCCTGTATGCAGAAAAAGGTTCAGGAGTCGtcctgcactgcacaggaacataacactacgtaacatagcaGAGACTTTCCTGTCTGCTCACCCAGaccaggagga AGGCC tcttctgtacttactgtgtggactctcctgtacctgctgttagatcctgtctgctctgtgaggtttctctgtgtgataaacacctgagagtccacaaaaagtccccagaacacatcttatgtgaccccaccttgtccatggagagcaggaaatgctccatccataagGAAGTTTTGAAGTATTTTTGCACCAAAGATAACGCCTGTATCTGCGTGTCCTGCAGTTTGGCtggagaacatcggggacaccaGATGGGGacactggatgaggcttctgagaagaagaaggagacactggggaatgttctgcagaaacttctgacaatgagagaggagacggaggaaagagtccagagtctgcaggaacacaggaggaaagtagaagaagaagcagttggtgacaccgagagagtcactgtcctatttatagatctcaggagacgtctggaaaaCCTGGAAAAGAGAATCCTGAGGAACATCTCCaggagggcagagcggatctccatctccatccgggagctagaaataaagaaggaggagctgtccaggaagttgcgtcacattgaggagctgtgtaacatgacggatccactgactgtcttacaggaatcagacacaggtgacttgtgtgatactgaggatggagataatgaggacagagagaaacatgaggaactcctccatgatggagggggtctggatgtggcgggggtcttacacacaggtttatctgatataataacagaggtatatgtatactatatacagggagctgcagacatattactggatggaaacacagctaataataatctacagatatcagaagacaggaaaactgtatccaagTCAGATAGGAACCAGAAtcacccagaaacaccagagagatttcaggatTGTTCTTttcaggtgttgagcagtcagagtttctcctcagggagacattactgggaagtggatgtcgggggatcagatatatggagagtcgggatgtgttaccccagtatagagaggagagggggggagtcaGTGATTGGaaataataagaagtcctggggatTGAACaaggatgatgatgaagatgagtATTCAGTGGCACATGACAGTAAATGGTCCCTCTTACCCACCAGTCCCTCAAGTAccagagtcaggatatatctggattatgaggccgggcggatctccttttatgatctgtgtgacccgatccgacatctccacaccttcaccaccaccttcactgagcccctccatgctgtgttAGGTGTATGGAGAGGTggtataaagatatgtggggggagGCGAGAGATGTGA